Below is a window of Cytophaga hutchinsonii ATCC 33406 DNA.
GAGATCCCATCGGATCTGGTAACAGCAAGCGGAAGCGGGTTAGATCCGAATATTTCTGTGCAAGCGGCAAAGGTGCAAATAAAACGTATTGCTAACATTCGTAATATTGCAGAAGAAACATTATTTCAATTAATCGAACAACAAACTGAGAAACCATTGTTGGGATTATTCGGTACTGAAAAAATAAATGTACTGAAACTCAATATTGCTTTAGATGATTTAAAATAACCGTAAATATTAAAAAAATAATCTTAGTGAAAAACACCCTTAAAGTTATATATGTAAGTGTTGGCATGTTCATAGCTGCAACACATACGATTCAAGCGCAGGTAACAGATCAAACACAAAAGACCGTATCCGATACCATACCTGAAACCAAATCACTAAAGCAAGTAACCAACAATATAACAATATCGGGTTATATCGAAACCTATTATGGATATGATTTCAGCAATCCGGATAATCATACAAGACCAGGTTTTGTATATTCTTATAACAGGCACAACGAAGTAAATCTCAATCTGGGTTTTATAAAAATAGCGTATGGAACAGACAAGATACGAGCAAACATTGCACTCATGACAGGTACCTATGCCAATGCCAATCTTGCGGCTGAACCAGGGGTTTTGAAAAATATATACGAAGCAAATGTTGGTGCTAAAATATCCAGAAGAAAAAATCTCTGGGTTGATGCTGGTATTTTCGCTTCACACATAGGCTTTGAAAGTGCCGTTGGTAAAGATTGCTGGAATTTGACGCGAAGTATGGTAGCTGACAATTCTCCTTATTATGAAAGTGGTGCAAAAATTTCTTACACCAGTGATAACGAAAAATGGTTTGTAAGCGGATTGGTTTTAAACGGATGGCAGCGCATACAGCGTGTTGACGGCAATAACATGCCTGCGTTTGGACATCAACTTACGTATAAACCAACATCAAAAATAACGTTAAATAGTAGTTCCTTTGTAGGTAGTGATTCACCTGACAGCACAAGACAAATGCGCTATTACCATAACCTCTATGGCATCTTTCAGCTTCATGAAAAATTCGGTGTCATACTGGGCTTTGATATTGGATTTCAACAAAAATCTAAAGGAAGCAGTCATTATAATACCTGGTTCACGCCAGTTGTCCAGGCAAGATATAATGTATCATCAAAATCAACGATTGCTGCGCGGCTTGAATATTACAGCGATGTAAATGGTGTGATTATTTCAAGCACTACTCCACATGGCTTTCAAACCTACGGCTACTCCCTTAACATGGATTACAAAATTGCAGAAAATGTAATCTGGCGTATGGAAGGAAAAGCATTTAGTAGTATCGATAAAATATTTATATTAGATAATAAGCCAAACAACAACAATTACGTACTAACAACATCCTTAGCCATTTCTTTCTAAATGAGTGAAAAAGATAAAACCGTTCAGCACTTTCTGGATCTGATCAAAAAATCCAGAAAAGGTAAATTTAAAATCTACATCGGCATGAGTGCCGGTGTAGGTAAATCATACCGTATGCTGCAGGAAGCACATGCCTTACTGAAAAATGGTATTGATGTAAAGATCGGTTTTATCGAAACGCACAATCGCAAAGAAACACATGCGTTGTTGGAAGGTTTACCTGTTGTACCCAGACGCAAATTATTTTACAAGGGTAAAGAATTAGAAGAAATGGATGTGCAGGCCATTATTAATTTACGTCCTGAGGTTGTAATTGTAGATGAACTTGCGCATACCAATATTGAAGGAAGTAAAAATGAAAAACGCTGGCAGGATGTGATCGAAATTTTAGAAGCCGGTATCAACGTCATTTCGGCCGTAAACATTCAGCACATTGAAAGCCTGAATGAAGAAGTAAAAACAATCACGGGTGTTGAAGTAAAAGAACGCATCCCCGATAGTATCTTAACCCAAGCCGATGAAGTTGTAAATATTGATCTTACAGCCGACGAATTGATTATCCGTTTAAAAGAAGGGAAAATATATCAGGAAGAAAAAATACAGGCTGCCTTACAGAATTTCTTTAAAAGCGATCATATTTTGCAACTCCGTGAATTAGCACTCAAAGAAGTAGCTTCTCAAGTAGAACGGAAAGTTGAAACCGAAGTAACGAAAACGCATGCCATTAAACACGAACGTTTTTTAGCGTGTATCAGCAGCAACGATCATGCAGCAAAAGAAGTGATTCGAAAAACAGCACGACTGGCAAATTATTACCATAGCAAGTGGTATGTGTTATATATACAAACACCGAATGAACATGCAGATAAAATAGCACTAGATAAGCAACGCCATTTGATAAATAATTTTAAATTAGCAACCGAATTGGGTGCAGAAATTATTAAGGTAGAAAGTGCTTCTGTTACAAAAATGATCGTAAGTCAAGCCATTGAAAGGAACATCACTACTATTTGTATTGGTAAGCCTCGTTTAAATGTGTTCAAAATTATCTGGAGAACCAACGTATTAAATACGCTTTTCAAAAAGTTATCTTCTAACAATATTGACCTTGTAATTCTATCTTAAATGAAAATAAAAACAAAACTGACCTTAGGTGTTGGATTATTATTTCTCCTAATCATTTTATTAAGTGCTGTTGGAACCAGATACATCAATGCATTAAAGTCAGATACGGAAAATATTTTAGTTGCAAACTACAACTCTTTGGAGTACGCACGCTTCATGTTAAGTTCGTTAGAAGAACAAAGTTCTCAAGCCATTTCTACATTCGAAAATAACTTAACAAAGCAGGAAGCAAATCTAACAGAAACAGGAGAAAAAAACATTACTACAGAAATACGAAATCAGTATAACCGATATAAAATCAATAGATCAGACAGTACCTTATTGCCACAGATCCGACATGGCATTTATAAAATAATGGATCTGAATATGCAGGGAATTCAAAGGAAAAGTGAAATTGCAAAATCTACCGCCAACAAAGCGATCTTCTGGATTGCTGTTACGGGAACACTCTGCTTTGTGATTGCATTCACCTTATTGATCAATTTACCTTCCAACATTGCAAATCCGATCAAAGAACTTACCGAAAGTATTCAACAGATCGCTGAAAAAAAATATTCCGAACGCGTACATTTTGAAGGTCATAATGAATTTGGTGAACTTGCCAAATCTTTCAATACGATGGCTGAAAAATTAGAAGAATACAACAGCAGCAACCTTGCTAAGCTGATGATGGAGAAAAAACGTATTGAAAGCCTCATTAACAATATGTATGACCCCGTCATTGGCCTGGATGAAAATCTAAAAATACTTTTTGTTAATGAACAAGCGATCAAAATCATTGGCATTTCTCAGGAGGAACTTATCGGACACTATACACAGGAACTGGCAATAAAAAACGATCTCGTACGCACTCTTGTACAAGATCTGATGGTGGCTGAAAACACACCATCAAATAAAGCCATACCTATTAAAATTTATTCAAATAATAAAGAAGGCTATTTTGAAAAAGAGATTCTGCACATCTCCGTTACTCCTACCGGTGAGCAAGTAAAACAATTGATCGGTCATGTTATTATACTGCGGAACATTACAGAATATAAGGAATTGGATTTTGCCAAAACAAATTTCATTGCCACCGTTTCGCACGAATTCAAAACACCTATCTCTTCCATTAAAATGAGTTTGCAATTGCTGGAAAACAAACAGATCGGCATGCTCAATGAAGAACAGCAAAATCTATTGGAAAGTATTAAAGAAGATGCGAATCGTTTGCTTAAGATAACAGGTGAGCTTTTAAATATGACACAGGTTGAAAGCGGAAACATTCAATTATCTATTCTGCCGAATGATCCAAAGGAAATTTTATTTTATGCCATCAATGCCACAAAAACACAAGCCGAACAGAAAAACATCTCACTTAAAATTACTGCTCCGGACAACATACCGCATGTACTGGCCGACAATGAAAAAACAGCGTGGGTGCTTATCAACCTATTATCCAATGCCATTCGCTATTCGTACGACAATTCTACCATTCAATTAGCAATTGCATCGCGTGATAATAAGGTAACGATATCTGTAAAAGATACCGGACAAGGCATTGCGTCTCAATACAAAGACAAAATATTCAACCGATACTTTCGTGTACCCGGAACAAAAAAAGAAGGTACCGGACTTGGCTTAGCCATCAGCAAAGAATTTATAGAAGCACAAGGCGGCTCCATCTCCGTTGATAGTGAATTCGGGAGCGGCAGTACGTTTACGATTGGGTTGTTAGTGGCCGGCGGACAGTAGACATCTTCCACGGCGGAGTCAGTAATCAGATTCTTTATTGTGTTCTGTGTTGTGTGTGACACAGAACACAATAAAAGAATGTCTATTTAGTATAATTTATAGGAAGCGTAACAATAAATTCACTTCCCTTACCATATTCGGTATGAAATTTAATGCTTCCCATATGATCTTTAATAATCGATAAAGCAATAGACATTCCTAAGCCCGCACCTTTGCCCGCTTCTTTCGTTGAATAAAATGGTTCAAAAACTTTTGCTTTTACATAGTCTGGCATACCCATACCATTGTCTTTAAAGCTTATATAAACAGTATAATTATCGGCATGCGCCGTAATAATAAGCTGTCCGTTTTCTTTACGTTCCTTATGTTCTTTAATAGAAAAAACAGCATTATTTAAAATGTTCATAAATACCTGGTTCAATTTACCGGGGAAACATTCTATCAGCGGAAGCGGTTCAATGTTTTTGATAAGCTCGATACCGCTTTCTGAAAATTGTGTATTAAGAAGTGTTACACTGGAGTTAATCCCTTCGGTTATGTCTGCACGCTTTAGAATATTTTCATCTGTTCTGGAGAATACGGTTAAGCCCTGTATTATATCGGCCGTCCGCTCTGCTCCATCTTCAATGCCTTTCAGCAAACTTCCGATTTCCTTTTTCAGATAAGCATAATCAATTTCATCTTTAAAAGAATTGATCTCTGTTATTTTATTCTGGAAACTCGATACTGGATCTATATTGTCATATTTCTGTATCAATTCATAAATATCTTCGATGTCTTTTTTTAATGGCTTGACATTAGATACAACAAAATTAATCGGGTTATTTATTTGATGCGCTATACCAGCTGTTAATTGACCGAGAGAAGCCATTTTTTCAGAACTTACAAGTTGCGTTTGCGTTTGTTTCAAATCTGCAATTGTAGCAGACAATTCCTGATTGGTTTCTATTAATTCTTTCGTACGCTCTTCTACTTTTTTTTCTAATAACGCATTCTGATTTTTGATTATTAATTCATTCTGCAATAGGGCATCGAGAACCTTTGCCTGAGATGCTTCTTTTTCTTTTTTTAATATATTTATTCTATCAGCTAAAGCAAATGATAAAAGAATAACTTCTAATGCAGAGCCGGCGGGCATTGTATAATTGGTAAAATTATTTGCAGGTAACAGGTTAATGTCTTTTAACACAGAAATGATTATTCCAATTAACATTGGAGACCATGCTATTAAAAAGAACAGTGCAGGTTTATAGCGCTTTTTCAATATGACAATGCCAACAAGAAGCATATATATACATATCCATGCAGCATTTGTCAGAACTAAAAAATAGCTGATATTGAAATACCCGGTTAAAGATAAAATGGCCGTGAGTATATAAGCAAAAGTAAACAGAAAAGATATTTTATATAATAAAGGAGCATGTTTTTTTATCTGCAAAAAAGGTTTTACAAATTCCAATGCACCGATACTTGCCAGACAGGAAAATAAATACACACTTTGATTTGCCATCAACGGAGATTCAGGCCATAAATACTGGAACGAATACCCCATCAAGGATGCCTGCGCCATGCCAATACCTGTAATATAGACTACATACTTCAGATAAATAGAATCTTTAAGTGTACTATATATAAACAAATTATAAAAAAGCATAACCAGTATGATTCCGCTATATATGCCAAAGATAATATCTTTGGTATGATTAGCCTGCAATATGGATTTTGTTGAACCAAGCATAATCGGCAGTACGATTTGTTCTCCGCTTTTGATAAATAAATAGATATCCTTTATTTCATTTTTTTTTATAGCGATTGAAAAAATATAATTCTGATAATCATACTCTCTATTGCTAAAATTATACTTGTCTCCTGAAGTATGAACGCCCGTTACTTCATTCTTATCCTTATCAACTTCGTATACGCTTATTTCATCTATGAATGGCAGATCGTATTCTAACAGTAATTTATCTGCATCAGATTGATTCTGAATCGTAAACTTCACCCAAAAAGCATTTGGAGAAATTCCTAAATTAGGTGTAGAACTGTTTGCAGCAACAAATTGACCTGTTTTGATTACATCCTGAATGGTGTGTGTATTACCGGGATCTGTGAAAATTTCTGAATAACCTCCTATAGGAATATTACCTGAATGCTGTTGATAGATAATCGTTTTTGAATAAGAGCAGAATGTTAAAAATAATACGAGCACAAAAAAAACATTTTTCTTCATGTATCTTTAATTAATTAAATAATTCATCATGTTGAAACAACGCTTAGGGCCGTCGTTATTTTACATGAAAATAATTATTTAATTCATGCAACCAAACTAAAGCAATAAAAAAATTACGTGTTTGTTTTTTTTAATCAGGAACACCGTTTATATTATTATAATACGTCTGATTACAACATGAGTGTCTATCATTTATTTTCAAATTGAATGCAACATCCTGCCGGTATTATCAGCAGGATGTTGTTTCAGTTAAACGATTGCCTGAATTCCAAGGGAGATTGATTGGTTTTTGTTTTAAATAATTTGCTGAAGGATTGTGAATGTTCAAAACCAAGTTCAAAGGCAATTTCACTGACAGAGCGGTTTGTCGTTGACAATTTTTCTTTCGCTTTCTCTATCAGTTTTTCGTGAATAAGCTGCTGGGTATTTTTTCCGGTTAATGTTCTTAACAGACCGCTCAGATAATTTGGTGAAACATGGAGCTGCTCTGAAATATATTTTACCGTTGGCAAACCTTTGTCAGACAATAAGGTATCATTAAAGCAGTTATTGAGAATCGTTTCCAGCTGCTCTAATATACTGTGATTTGTTTTTTTACGGGTAATGAATTGCCGCTGGTAAAAGCGTTCGGCATAATTGAGCAGCGTTTCTATTTGCGAAATAATAATATTTTGACTGAATGTATCAATGTTTGAATGATATTCCTGTTTTATGTTTTGAATAACATTTGTTACAATGGTTTCTTCTTTATCAGATAAGTGTAATGCTTCATTCACCGAATAATCAAAGTACTCATACTGTTTGATTTTTTTTGCTAACGGCGTGTTCCAAAAAAAGTCGGGGTGAATGAGCAGGATCCACCCCGTTCTTTTTGCTGCTTCATCTGGCGAAGCGGTCACTTTTAAAATTTGCCCGGGTGCTAAAAAAAACATAATACCTTCATCAAAATCATATTGCTGCTGCCCATACATGAGCTTACCAATACCTCTTTTGATCGCGATGGAATAAAATTCAGATACGGTACTATCTGAAGAAAATTTCATTTGCGAATAATCCACCACACTGATTAACGGATGCTCCGGTTTGGGCAAACCTTTGGATTGATGATATTCACTGATAGTTTTGAAACGAACAAGTTTACCCGCTGCCATGCTGTTTTCTTTTAGAGTCCTGCTATAAATTTATATTGCCTGTCCGCCTGAAACCTCTATGCGTTGTGCATTCACCCAGCCTGCATCCTGGGTACATAAGAACGCTACAACCTTTCCTATATCGTCCGGCAAACCAACACGTCCCAAAGCAGTAATGCCTGCAATGTTTGCATTGATTTCCTTGTTGTCGCGTACACGTCCGCCGCCAAAATCTGTTTCAATCGCACCGGGTGCAATCACATTTACTCTGATTTTCCGATCACCTAATTCCTTTGCAAGATAACGGGAGTAGGTTTCAATCGCACTCTTCATAGATGCATACACAGATGACCCCGGCATGGTTATTCTCGACAAGCCGGATGAAATATTTACAATTCCACCGCCATCATGCATGATTGGCAATGCCTTTTGCGTTAAAAAAAATACACCTTTATAATGAATATTAAAGATGTCGATTACCTGCTCTTCAGATGTTTCTGCTGCTAACGAATACAACGCGGTGCCTGCATTGTTGATCAGAAAATCGAAATTGGATCTGCTGTAATTTTCTTTTAAATAGTCCTTAACCTGCATAATAAAAGAATCAAACGTTGCCGTATTACTGGTGTCCAGCTGAAACGCAACCGCCTTCTGCCCCATCAATTCAATGGCTGTTACCACTTCATTGGCGGCTGCCTGGTTTGAATGGTAGGTAAGAATAATATCTATACCTTTCTGAGCCAATGCCAATGCCATATTTTTTCCTAATCCACGGCTCCCGCCGGTAATCAGTGCTATTTTATTATTTGTATCCATCTTATGTATCTGTTAAAATGATTATGCGTTATAGGCTGCCGCAAATTCTTTTGCAAATTCTTCCAGCTTTATCTTACCAAAAGCTGGCTTATTTTTATAGAAATCACGTGCAAGGTTACCCTTATGCATGCTGTCATACATTTCAACAAAACCTTCTGCAAGAATGGTTGGCACACCGAAACCTTTTAAGTTCTGCAGCACTTCTTCATTACTGATCATTTCCCATTTCAGGTCGGGTTTGCCAATGGCCTCGCCTAATACGTTCGCTATTTCATGTCCATTGCGCTCATCACTCGATACATAGCGGACAGTACCTTTACTTGTATCATTGAATATCTCATCGGCAATGGCTGCCGCAATATCAATGGGCGCAACCATCGGAAACGTTTTATCACCGCCATAATTCGCTTTTATCACGCCTTGATGTTTGATCATGCTGATGAAGTTATTCAGGTTGTAATAAAAATACGTTGGACGTACATGTGTAACCTGCACATCTGCTAATTGATTGAAGATGTTTTCAGCATCGTACGCACCCAATAAAATACCTGTTCCGC
It encodes the following:
- a CDS encoding helix-turn-helix domain-containing protein, giving the protein MAAGKLVRFKTISEYHQSKGLPKPEHPLISVVDYSQMKFSSDSTVSEFYSIAIKRGIGKLMYGQQQYDFDEGIMFFLAPGQILKVTASPDEAAKRTGWILLIHPDFFWNTPLAKKIKQYEYFDYSVNEALHLSDKEETIVTNVIQNIKQEYHSNIDTFSQNIIISQIETLLNYAERFYQRQFITRKKTNHSILEQLETILNNCFNDTLLSDKGLPTVKYISEQLHVSPNYLSGLLRTLTGKNTQQLIHEKLIEKAKEKLSTTNRSVSEIAFELGFEHSQSFSKLFKTKTNQSPLEFRQSFN
- a CDS encoding porin encodes the protein MKNTLKVIYVSVGMFIAATHTIQAQVTDQTQKTVSDTIPETKSLKQVTNNITISGYIETYYGYDFSNPDNHTRPGFVYSYNRHNEVNLNLGFIKIAYGTDKIRANIALMTGTYANANLAAEPGVLKNIYEANVGAKISRRKNLWVDAGIFASHIGFESAVGKDCWNLTRSMVADNSPYYESGAKISYTSDNEKWFVSGLVLNGWQRIQRVDGNNMPAFGHQLTYKPTSKITLNSSSFVGSDSPDSTRQMRYYHNLYGIFQLHEKFGVILGFDIGFQQKSKGSSHYNTWFTPVVQARYNVSSKSTIAARLEYYSDVNGVIISSTTPHGFQTYGYSLNMDYKIAENVIWRMEGKAFSSIDKIFILDNKPNNNNYVLTTSLAISF
- a CDS encoding sensor histidine kinase, coding for MKKNVFFVLVLFLTFCSYSKTIIYQQHSGNIPIGGYSEIFTDPGNTHTIQDVIKTGQFVAANSSTPNLGISPNAFWVKFTIQNQSDADKLLLEYDLPFIDEISVYEVDKDKNEVTGVHTSGDKYNFSNREYDYQNYIFSIAIKKNEIKDIYLFIKSGEQIVLPIMLGSTKSILQANHTKDIIFGIYSGIILVMLFYNLFIYSTLKDSIYLKYVVYITGIGMAQASLMGYSFQYLWPESPLMANQSVYLFSCLASIGALEFVKPFLQIKKHAPLLYKISFLFTFAYILTAILSLTGYFNISYFLVLTNAAWICIYMLLVGIVILKKRYKPALFFLIAWSPMLIGIIISVLKDINLLPANNFTNYTMPAGSALEVILLSFALADRINILKKEKEASQAKVLDALLQNELIIKNQNALLEKKVEERTKELIETNQELSATIADLKQTQTQLVSSEKMASLGQLTAGIAHQINNPINFVVSNVKPLKKDIEDIYELIQKYDNIDPVSSFQNKITEINSFKDEIDYAYLKKEIGSLLKGIEDGAERTADIIQGLTVFSRTDENILKRADITEGINSSVTLLNTQFSESGIELIKNIEPLPLIECFPGKLNQVFMNILNNAVFSIKEHKERKENGQLIITAHADNYTVYISFKDNGMGMPDYVKAKVFEPFYSTKEAGKGAGLGMSIALSIIKDHMGSIKFHTEYGKGSEFIVTLPINYTK
- a CDS encoding SDR family oxidoreductase; the encoded protein is MDTNNKIALITGGSRGLGKNMALALAQKGIDIILTYHSNQAAANEVVTAIELMGQKAVAFQLDTSNTATFDSFIMQVKDYLKENYSRSNFDFLINNAGTALYSLAAETSEEQVIDIFNIHYKGVFFLTQKALPIMHDGGGIVNISSGLSRITMPGSSVYASMKSAIETYSRYLAKELGDRKIRVNVIAPGAIETDFGGGRVRDNKEINANIAGITALGRVGLPDDIGKVVAFLCTQDAGWVNAQRIEVSGGQAI
- a CDS encoding NAD(P)H-binding protein → MKIVVTGSLGHIGKPLTEELLQKGHIVTVISSNPEKRSGIEQMGATAAIGAMEDAAFLAETFTGADVVYCMVPPAAFKEPDRRLFYSSIAKNYVSAIKQAQVKRAIHLSTFGADLDSGTGILLGAYDAENIFNQLADVQVTHVRPTYFYYNLNNFISMIKHQGVIKANYGGDKTFPMVAPIDIAAAIADEIFNDTSKGTVRYVSSDERNGHEIANVLGEAIGKPDLKWEMISNEEVLQNLKGFGVPTILAEGFVEMYDSMHKGNLARDFYKNKPAFGKIKLEEFAKEFAAAYNA
- a CDS encoding sensor kinase for the kdp operon; translated protein: MSEKDKTVQHFLDLIKKSRKGKFKIYIGMSAGVGKSYRMLQEAHALLKNGIDVKIGFIETHNRKETHALLEGLPVVPRRKLFYKGKELEEMDVQAIINLRPEVVIVDELAHTNIEGSKNEKRWQDVIEILEAGINVISAVNIQHIESLNEEVKTITGVEVKERIPDSILTQADEVVNIDLTADELIIRLKEGKIYQEEKIQAALQNFFKSDHILQLRELALKEVASQVERKVETEVTKTHAIKHERFLACISSNDHAAKEVIRKTARLANYYHSKWYVLYIQTPNEHADKIALDKQRHLINNFKLATELGAEIIKVESASVTKMIVSQAIERNITTICIGKPRLNVFKIIWRTNVLNTLFKKLSSNNIDLVILS
- a CDS encoding sensor histidine kinase, encoding MKIKTKLTLGVGLLFLLIILLSAVGTRYINALKSDTENILVANYNSLEYARFMLSSLEEQSSQAISTFENNLTKQEANLTETGEKNITTEIRNQYNRYKINRSDSTLLPQIRHGIYKIMDLNMQGIQRKSEIAKSTANKAIFWIAVTGTLCFVIAFTLLINLPSNIANPIKELTESIQQIAEKKYSERVHFEGHNEFGELAKSFNTMAEKLEEYNSSNLAKLMMEKKRIESLINNMYDPVIGLDENLKILFVNEQAIKIIGISQEELIGHYTQELAIKNDLVRTLVQDLMVAENTPSNKAIPIKIYSNNKEGYFEKEILHISVTPTGEQVKQLIGHVIILRNITEYKELDFAKTNFIATVSHEFKTPISSIKMSLQLLENKQIGMLNEEQQNLLESIKEDANRLLKITGELLNMTQVESGNIQLSILPNDPKEILFYAINATKTQAEQKNISLKITAPDNIPHVLADNEKTAWVLINLLSNAIRYSYDNSTIQLAIASRDNKVTISVKDTGQGIASQYKDKIFNRYFRVPGTKKEGTGLGLAISKEFIEAQGGSISVDSEFGSGSTFTIGLLVAGGQ